The following are encoded in a window of Thunnus albacares chromosome 9, fThuAlb1.1, whole genome shotgun sequence genomic DNA:
- the LOC122989260 gene encoding epidermal growth factor receptor substrate 15-like 1 isoform X10: protein MAALTSLTQLSSGNPVFENFYRQVDPGNTGRVGPTEAALFLKKSGLPDITLGKIWDLADPDGKGYLDKQGFYVALRLVACAQSGQEVSLSSLNLTVPPPKFKDTSSPSLSSTASTSSELHWAVRPEEKSKFDGIFESLAPVNGLLSGEKVKPVLINSKLPLDVLGKVWDLSDIDKDGHLDRDEFAVAMHLVYRALEKEPVPALLPSALIPPSKRKKSLGSVVGSVPGLPASPPPPKDSLRSTPSHGSMNSLNSTGSLSPKHTLKSGQHSMNWVVPVSDRGRYDDIFLKTDADLDGFVSGQEVKDIFMQSGLSQNILAHIWALADTRQIGKLTREQFALAMHLIQQKVSKGIDPPQALTADMIPPSERGTPVPSMSGYMTPVGSEMAALSEMRRDSSSSVGSGEFTGIKELDDISQEIAQLQREKYTLEQDIRETEEAIRHKNAEVQEMQNDLDRETASLQELEAQKQDAQDRLEEMDQQKHKLEDMLNEVRIKCQEESQMISTLQSQIHSQESDLQCQEEELSRAKADLGRLQQEENQLEQSLAAGKIQLETIIKSLKATQDEINQARSKLSQIQDSQQEVSKSIEQYNSTLNGTHGGSMTNLADMSEGFSDRENGGFPAMVRAAQVSQES from the exons ATCTGGGATTTGGCCGATCCTGATGGCAAAGGCTATCTGGACAAACAG GGCTTTTATGTAGCTCTGCGGCTGGTGGCCTGTGCTCAGAGTGGTCAGGAAGTCAGTCTGTCCAGCCTCAACCTCACAGTCCCTCCCCCCAAGTTT AAGGACACCAGCAGTCCGTCTCTAAGCAGCACAGCTTCTACTTCCAGCGAACTCCACTGGGCTGTCAGG CCTGAAGAGAAGAGTAAATTTGATGGAATTTTTGAAAGTTTGGCACCAGTCAATGGCCTGCTGTCAGGAGAGAAGGTCAAACCAGTCCTAATCAACTCCAAGCTACCTCTGGATGTCCTTGGGAAG GTTTGGGACCTAAGTGACATAGATAAAGATGGCCATCTGGACAGAGATGAGTTTGCAGTG GCCATGCATCTTGTGTACCGGGCCCTGGAGAAGGAGCCAGTTCCTGCTCTCCTGCCCTCTgccctcatccctccatctaaGAGGAAGAAGAGTCTGGGCTCAGTGGTCGGCTCTGTGCCTGGACTGCCTGCAAGCCCTCCACCACCCAAAGACTCATTGCGCTCCACACCCTCCCACGGCAGCATGAACTCACTCAACAGCACCGGCAGCCTGtctcccaaacacacactcaagtcTGGACAG CATTCAATGAACTGGGTGGTCCCCGTGTCAGACCGTGGTCGCTATGACGACATCTTCCTGAAGACAGATGCTGATCTGGATGGCTTTGTCAGCGGACAGGAAGTAAAGGATATCTTCATGCAGTCTGGACTTTCTCAGAACATCCTTGCCCATATATG GGCTCTGGCAGACACCAGGCAGATAGGTAAGCTGACACGGGAGCAGTTCGCCCTTGCCATGCATCTCATCCAGCAGAAAGTCAGCAAGGGCATTGACCCCCCACAGGCCCTGACCGCTGACATGATCCCCCCTTCTGAGAGAGGCACTCCTGTACCA AGCATGTCAGGATACATGACCCCAGTGGGATCAGAGATGGCTGCTCTGTCTGAGATGAGACGA GACAGCTCTAGTTCAGTAGGTTCAGGGGAGTTTACTGGCATCAAGGAACTGGATGACATCAGCCAGGAGATAGCCCAGTTGCAGAG ggagaAGTACACTTTGGAGCAGGACATcagggagacagaggaggcCATCAGACATAAAAATGCAGAGGTGCAG GAGATGCAGAATGACCTGGACAGAGAGACAGCCAGCCTGCAGGAACTAGAAGCTCAGAAACAAGATGCCCAGGACCGCCTGGAGGAGATGGACCAGCAGAAACATAAACTAGAGGACATGCTGAACGAAGTCCGGATAAAGTGCCAGGAAGAGTCTCAGATG ATCTCAACCCTCCAGAGTCAGATCCACTCCCAGGAGTCAGACCTACAGTgccaggaggaggagctgagccGGGCGAAGGCCGACCTGGGCCGgctgcagcaggaggagaacCAGCTGGAGCAGAGCCTGGCTGCCGGCAAGATCCAACTGGAGACCATCATCAAGTCTCTGAAGGCCACGCAGGATGAGATCAACCAG GCTCGCAGTAAGTTGTCCCAGATTCAGGACAGCCAACAGGAAGTATCTAAAAGTATTGAGCAGTACAACAGCACCTTGAACGGAACCCATGGAGGCAGTATGACAAACCTGGCCGACATGAGCGAGGGCTTCAGCGACAGAGAGAACGGAGGATTCCCAGCCATGGTGAGAGCAGCACAG GTGAGCCAGGAGAGCTGA
- the LOC122989260 gene encoding epidermal growth factor receptor substrate 15-like 1 isoform X11, with product MAALTSLTQLSSGNPVFENFYRQVDPGNTGRVGPTEAALFLKKSGLPDITLGKIWDLADPDGKGYLDKQGFYVALRLVACAQSGQEVSLSSLNLTVPPPKFKDTSSPSLSSTASTSSELHWAVRPEEKSKFDGIFESLAPVNGLLSGEKVKPVLINSKLPLDVLGKVWDLSDIDKDGHLDRDEFAVAMHLVYRALEKEPVPALLPSALIPPSKRKKSLGSVVGSVPGLPASPPPPKDSLRSTPSHGSMNSLNSTGSLSPKHTLKSGQHSMNWVVPVSDRGRYDDIFLKTDADLDGFVSGQEVKDIFMQSGLSQNILAHIWALADTRQIGKLTREQFALAMHLIQQKVSKGIDPPQALTADMIPPSERGTPVPSMSGYMTPVGSEMAALSEMRRDSSSSVGSGEFTGIKELDDISQEIAQLQREKYTLEQDIRETEEAIRHKNAEVQEMQNDLDRETASLQELEAQKQDAQDRLEEMDQQKHKLEDMLNEVRIKCQEESQMISTLQSQIHSQESDLQCQEEELSRAKADLGRLQQEENQLEQSLAAGKIQLETIIKSLKATQDEINQARSKLSQIQDSQQEVSKSIEQYNSTLNGTHGGSMTNLADMSEGFSDRENGGFPAMVSQES from the exons ATCTGGGATTTGGCCGATCCTGATGGCAAAGGCTATCTGGACAAACAG GGCTTTTATGTAGCTCTGCGGCTGGTGGCCTGTGCTCAGAGTGGTCAGGAAGTCAGTCTGTCCAGCCTCAACCTCACAGTCCCTCCCCCCAAGTTT AAGGACACCAGCAGTCCGTCTCTAAGCAGCACAGCTTCTACTTCCAGCGAACTCCACTGGGCTGTCAGG CCTGAAGAGAAGAGTAAATTTGATGGAATTTTTGAAAGTTTGGCACCAGTCAATGGCCTGCTGTCAGGAGAGAAGGTCAAACCAGTCCTAATCAACTCCAAGCTACCTCTGGATGTCCTTGGGAAG GTTTGGGACCTAAGTGACATAGATAAAGATGGCCATCTGGACAGAGATGAGTTTGCAGTG GCCATGCATCTTGTGTACCGGGCCCTGGAGAAGGAGCCAGTTCCTGCTCTCCTGCCCTCTgccctcatccctccatctaaGAGGAAGAAGAGTCTGGGCTCAGTGGTCGGCTCTGTGCCTGGACTGCCTGCAAGCCCTCCACCACCCAAAGACTCATTGCGCTCCACACCCTCCCACGGCAGCATGAACTCACTCAACAGCACCGGCAGCCTGtctcccaaacacacactcaagtcTGGACAG CATTCAATGAACTGGGTGGTCCCCGTGTCAGACCGTGGTCGCTATGACGACATCTTCCTGAAGACAGATGCTGATCTGGATGGCTTTGTCAGCGGACAGGAAGTAAAGGATATCTTCATGCAGTCTGGACTTTCTCAGAACATCCTTGCCCATATATG GGCTCTGGCAGACACCAGGCAGATAGGTAAGCTGACACGGGAGCAGTTCGCCCTTGCCATGCATCTCATCCAGCAGAAAGTCAGCAAGGGCATTGACCCCCCACAGGCCCTGACCGCTGACATGATCCCCCCTTCTGAGAGAGGCACTCCTGTACCA AGCATGTCAGGATACATGACCCCAGTGGGATCAGAGATGGCTGCTCTGTCTGAGATGAGACGA GACAGCTCTAGTTCAGTAGGTTCAGGGGAGTTTACTGGCATCAAGGAACTGGATGACATCAGCCAGGAGATAGCCCAGTTGCAGAG ggagaAGTACACTTTGGAGCAGGACATcagggagacagaggaggcCATCAGACATAAAAATGCAGAGGTGCAG GAGATGCAGAATGACCTGGACAGAGAGACAGCCAGCCTGCAGGAACTAGAAGCTCAGAAACAAGATGCCCAGGACCGCCTGGAGGAGATGGACCAGCAGAAACATAAACTAGAGGACATGCTGAACGAAGTCCGGATAAAGTGCCAGGAAGAGTCTCAGATG ATCTCAACCCTCCAGAGTCAGATCCACTCCCAGGAGTCAGACCTACAGTgccaggaggaggagctgagccGGGCGAAGGCCGACCTGGGCCGgctgcagcaggaggagaacCAGCTGGAGCAGAGCCTGGCTGCCGGCAAGATCCAACTGGAGACCATCATCAAGTCTCTGAAGGCCACGCAGGATGAGATCAACCAG GCTCGCAGTAAGTTGTCCCAGATTCAGGACAGCCAACAGGAAGTATCTAAAAGTATTGAGCAGTACAACAGCACCTTGAACGGAACCCATGGAGGCAGTATGACAAACCTGGCCGACATGAGCGAGGGCTTCAGCGACAGAGAGAACGGAGGATTCCCAGCCATG GTGAGCCAGGAGAGCTGA